The DNA region TTATGGGGTCAAAGTACATGACTCTGACTCTTACCctatagtctttttaaaaattaatttttaaaaatttaattgcaCTGTAGTCTTTGAAAAGTGTTGGTTGAAGGGGTGGGTCAAGGTTAAGAGAATCAAGAAAGGCAGACTTGGGGTTGGGAAGTTTGTTGATGGCTGTTTGATAGGGTAAGAATTGGTACTAGGAAAATAAGAGGCAAGGACGTCTAGTTTCAAAGCAAACAACAACCACCCCAAAAAAATCAGAAtcgaaaagaaaaagaatgctaaCCGAGGCAGCAAAGATGCCAAGCCCACAGAAACCAGCCATAAGTTAAccactgtattagtcagggttctccagagaataaGGCgaaggggggtggagggagagagagagtatttattttaaggaattagctCACAAAGTGTGGGGACTGGCAAGTCTCGAATCTGTAGGGTAGGTCAGCAGCCTGGAAATTCAGGCAAGAGCTGATATTGCAGTTTTGAGTGTGAAATCCACAGGGCAACAGGCCAGACTCGGGAGGGTTTCTATGTTATTCAAGTCTTGATGAGAATTCCTTCTTTTCCGGAGACCTCAGTCTTTTTCCTTAAGATCTTCAACCAGTTGGATGAAGCCCATCCACATCATGGAGGCTAATGTGCTTTGTTCAAAATTAAATACTCACCCTACCTTAGAAGTACCTTCAAAGTGTAGGGCAGGCAAATTTTTTTACCTCTACCCCCTTAGGGTTTTCAGCTGGGCCTGCGAATTGACATAAAACAGAGtagcaggagaaaagcatacaggCTTACTTAGTACAAGTTTTATGTGACCTGGGAGCCCTCAcaagaaaatgaagacccaaagaaatggCCAGATCTATGTGCTTTTATACCAGATAGAACAAAAAGAGGTGATTGTAGAAAAGTAACTGAACTGTGGGGAGgctaaggaaagaaaggaattattttaataagGTCTGTTTTACAGAATTCACTAGGTCTGGGTCTTGTGAGTGGAaactttgcttcatttttcttcatagcacttttcaccacttaatatatttatctattatctGACTCACCCTCTTCCTCACAACTTGAAACCAAtaaaaaatgtgtcttatttctattcactgctgtatctccaatTCCAAGAAGAGCGTCTGGtacatagaaggtgctcaataacaCCAGTTGAATGAAAGGATGAAAACCTTTGCTCCCTACATGAGTAGTATGATTCAAGCTGTTTGTGAAAATGAAACAATTCTAACGATGGCTGATGAGCAATGTCCTGTAAAAGTTTCCTCtgtgttaagtaaaatgagaacagGGAATTTCTGAGGTAAAATTAAatgtagcttaaaaaaaaaaaaagtagttggcCAATGGAGCAATGGAAAAAGCATCAGCCTCAGCGCCAGCCGACTTAGACTGGAATCTGGCTCTGCCAGTCGCCAGCTGTGTGCCGTGAGCAAGGCTCAATCTCTCTTGTttccacttcctcatctgtatagtATCTGGGATGAGTGGGTTAGGCTGGTATACAGATGAAAACGCTCAGAACCagtatgtgcaaaaaaaaaaaaaattggtaccaCAAACTGTCATCAATATCTAAGGCCAAGGAAGGCTTTGCAGATCAAGCATCCCCACAGAACTTTCTCTACATCCTCctccaatttaaattttatattataatcatACCTCATCTTTAAAAAAGGCATCCATCTTCTCTAATTAGTTTTCTCCTCAAGCAACAACACTTTGTTTTATGTTGTTGAAATATGATTCACATactgtaaaattcacccttttaagcTTCACCATGCAGTGGTTTTCATtacattcacaaggttgtgcaaccatcatcactctataattccagaacgttttcatcacccaaaaagaATCTTCACACCCAttagtcactccccatttctccctccactcagctcctggcaaccactaatctgctttctgtctctttggatttGCCCAGTGTAGACATCTCACATAAATACAACCAGACAATATGTGGCCTTGtgtgtctgatttctttcacttagcataatgttttcaaggtttatccatgttgtagcacagaTCCGTActtgattcctttttatagctggataatattccactgtatggacatgccacatttcatttatccagtCTTCAGTttatgggtatttaggttgcttccatttcggggctattgtcaataatgctgttataaacatttgtgtacaagttttgtgtgaatgtatgttttcAATCCTCTTAGGTATGTATTTAGGAGTGGAATTTTTAGGTCATATTTAACTTTTCTACATCTAattctcatttataaatatagtaactctatatttaacttttagagGAAACTTGTCAATCTGTTTCCCACAGCAACTGCACTATTTTACGTTCttgccagcaatgtatgagggctccaatttctccacatcctcatcaagtATTTACTGTTTTATTACTACTTATCATTTTCCCTCACCCACATTAACATTGCAGCAGCcctaaaaactatttaaattaaaacaaaaaatttctatgacactcatatatttaaaaatgactcCAAGgtcattttctaattattcctGGCAGAGAATATTCAGTATTGCAGCTGCCTTGGCTAGCGAGGGATCAATGCACCATCACACCGTTTCTTACAGAATCCCGGGACAAAAACCCACTTTGGGAACAAATTTCTGTCTTAGAGAGCTGCCCGGAGTAGGCCCAAGAGTAGCACTTGAATAGCTCTTCATCTGCATTTCACGTTTTTTTACTCTATTCTCTTACTGTCCCACTGCGGGTGGTCTAGCCCTAGGTGGAACCCGGGCCGCCTCTGTTGCGCAGGCACAAACCCTTAGCCCAACCTCCTCCCTCCGGCTCCGCCCCCCCAGGCCCGCCCCTCCGCCGACATGCCCCCCTATCTCGGCGCTTTGGGGCTGAGGGAAGAGGAGATGAATGTTAAAGAGGGTCTGCGGCCAATCCGCGTGCGCCTCCGGGAAGCGGCGCTCCACACTGGCAGAGTAAGTCTGATGACGTAGCCACTCTCCAATCCGCATTCTGGGGGCGGGACTCAAGTCGGGCGGTGCAAGGCAGGAGGAGGAGACCGCCGGGTGGAATCACGTCACCTGGGACTGGAGCCGGAAGCTACGTCTGGCAGTGAGCGCCCCCCAGCACCTAAGGCTGCGATGGTGAGTGAGGACGCATGCGCGGGACTACGCGCCGGGGGTTCGGTGTCCCTGCCCCCCCATCTCCTTGGTCGCCCAgtcctgagcctgcactccgcccTCACCTCCTGTCCGCCCCGGGACCGAGAGGGAATGGAGATGGAGGGGTGGCGACGTAGAGGGCTGAGCAGGGGACGGTGGGAGGGTGTACAGAGGCTGGGGAGTAATCTGAGGGGGAGCGGCGGGCCACAGGTGGAATTGGAGACCGGACTGAGGGGAGTTGTCTGTGGGGTAGCAAAGGTGGGGTGTGGAAGGCCGGTGGAGCCCAGGGGCAGAGAGTGAGGACTGACGGAGGCTCAGGAAGATAAGTGTTGAAGGCCATGTAGAGGGAAGAGGGTCTGGAAGGGCCCTGGCTGGGGAAAGAGGCCTGGGGGGCCATTGTCAAGAGAGAGTCTTGGGTTTGCCAAGGGCTGTTCTCTTAGCCTGCTGCTCACTGATTGCATCTTTACCCACTAGACTTCTGCACTGACCCAGGGGCTGGAGCGAATCCCAGACCAGCTCGGCTACCTGGTGCTGAGTGAAGGCGCAGTGCTGGCGGTGCGTTTTGGAAAAGGGAGGGGGGGCTCCTCCAATACACATCGCCCGATGATGCCTTCTAACGTTGCCCAGTTTAACCTGATTTGTCTCTGTTCTTGATTTTTACCTGGTATCATGCCTGGCATATAGGAATTAAATTCAGGAATTAAATCAATTAATCTATCTCTGGAATCTTAGTCCTGTAACTGTTTTGAGGTAAAAGAGGTTTACTGACTTTACCAAAGCCAAAGTAGTTACAGGTTTGTTGATAACTGACATTACCTGAGTTATTCTTGAGTATGTCTTTATTTggtatttattgaagaggcttggTATTTTGTTCTGCAGTACAATATAGTGTCAGTGCTCTAGAAGTTTTCAATCTAGCTGGAGAGACAAGGCTTAAGGTTAAAAGTTCAGCTAAAGTATTGCACGTGGTAAAGATAACTGAAGGAGTCCAGAGAGTGAAGGATTCAGCCCTTTGTGTTATAACTTGTGTTTTGGCAAGGAAACTTTCTTGGAAGAGACAAGAATTCAGCTGGCCTTAAAAGATGGATGGTTGTGAACaggcagaaaagaaagagcaTATTCAGGGCTGGGAGGTGGACATATTTGCAGGAGTGTGACATCAGCCTGTCTGAATTGCTGGTGGGTTTATGTTGAAAAGATTTGGAAACGTTTGGGGGAAGAAGAGGATATGTTAAGGAAAGATCTGATTGGGGAGGACTTTCAAGGCTGGGTTAACACCTGTGGATTAATCTTGGGGGGTAATAGGAGCTTTGAAGGGTTTTTGAACAGAAACAGCTGATGAAGTGATTGAGCGGAATTGTTCTATTAGGTGTAAAGATGAGCCGGAAGGAGAGGGATTCAGAAGCAGGGATGCTGTTGCCAAAATCTAGGTATGAAACAGCTGGTGGCAGTGAGAAGGAGCAAGGagagaagagattttttaaaggaagaatcgATATGTCTTCGTAATGACTAGAGATAGGTAATAGAGGAGATAACTTTTCCATGCTGTAAGACTTTGAACTCAAGCCTAGAATTATGGTGCCTTAACAAACAGGGACTTAAGAAAGGAAGTTgattggggagggggagaggtaaGGGGAGTTTTGGTGGCTCAACTTTAAACACTGAGTTTGATATAGAATAATAGcaattaaatatataatgctAGGAGTTATTCTAAGCATCTTACTAATATGCTCTTGTAACCCTCACAACAAGCCCATAAGATAGGTATTGTtgtccccaatttacagatgaggtaactgaggtaCAGAATGTCCAAGAGAGCAAAGCGTGCTGAATTTGACTCACTGGGAGGCCCATATTGAGGAGGTAGGAAGAGGAAGTTGAGATCATCACGAGAaaagaggaagcccaggccactgTGACATCATTACCCAAGGGCTAGGTAGTAGGAAGGGGTTCAGGGACAAAGGGGATGTTATGTTTCAGATTCTGCAGACAGGGCAACAAACAGGAAGACTGAGGAAAAGACGGCGCCTGGGACAAGTCTGTGGTGGGTGGGCACTGATGTTTGAGAATGTGATTTTATCAAGTAAGTGGGAACAGGGAGAGAAATCAAGATTCAGGGATTAGGAAAACAGCGTCAGTAAAGAAATGGATGAGAGTCACTGCTTCCCAGGAGGAAGCCCGGTATTTTAAGGTTGACAAACAGGATGGCATCAAGAGGGGCAACAACGTCACAGGGCAGTTTTCAGGTGGGTCTTTCCAAAACCGGGGGTGACCTTGGGGTATTGGAAAGTGGAGGCAGGTTACAAGTGCTAGAGCCAAAGTGTCCTCGGAATTTTCTCCCAATTCTGTTCCCTAATTCCTGCCATCTTCCCTCCTCTGTCTGCATGCAGTCATCTGGGGATCTAGAGAATGACGAGCAGGCAGCCAGCGCCATCTCTGAGCTGGTCAGCACGGCCTGCGGTTTCCGGCTGCACCACAGCATGAACGTACCCTTCAAGCGCCTGTCGGGTGAGCCCCTGGCCCTGGTGACGGTGTTGGGGGGTGCTGCTCCCCGAGGCTTCTCTTCTCAGGGAAAAGCACCTGTCTCCTACCAGCCGCCCACCACCTCCCTGGAGTCCCTGGTTCTGGCCACTCTGTTCCCCTTGGTATTCACCCCTGCATCAGAATTATGAGAAAGCAAGAGAAGGGGATTTAATGGAGACCTCCCATCTTCAAATCTCTGAGCTTGCAACTGTCAAATTTCTTTGGCTTTGGAGCCCAGCCAGTTTATGGTGACCCCCAGGGAGGCCTTCGCACCCCACTaactctctgctcccttccctctcccgGGGCGGGGGAAGGTGTGTCTCCCCTCCAGTGGTCTTTGGAGAACACACGCTGCTGGTGACCGTGTCGGGACAGAGGGTGTTTGTGGTGAAGAGGCAGAACCGAGGCCGGGAGCCCCTTGACGTGTGAGCCTGCCAGAGGGCGAGGGGCAGAGGTGGACGGGGCCGTGAGCCTCTGTGATGAGGAAGACGCAAACCTCCCCCCGCCTCTCTTGATTGCCATTAGAACTAAGGCTGTCTGCTcacccacttccccacccctacTGGGAAGGGCAGAGGCTTGGGGACTCTGTACTATGTTAAGGAGAGTGAGGGCGAGGGGACCTCCCTCTCCTCACCTTCCCTCCTAATAAACGTGAGTCTGATGTTCCCAGGCCCAGGGATGTGTCGTGTGTATTGGGGGAGGAGGGTCACACCCCATGTGTCTTCCAGCTTCTAGGGCCTCAGCCCAGAGGAGTGGAGCAAGGCCACCTCTAGACATCTAAAACTGggactcagaagaaaaagaaaatgggtggGAAGGGAACTGAGGGGAGCTATTTGGTGTACATGCTAAAGGAAATCTTTCTGAGCCCCTGGCTCTCTGCTCCTGCCACCAACACACAAGGAACAGTCATTCTTCTCCCTCCTGAACAGGTATTTAATAGTCTTATTTCAGTTGGAAGCAGTAGTTGGAGAATAAGTTACAGGAAcagacaaaccaaaaaaaaaaaacccaaaaaaccaaaaaaccccacataaaGTGCTTCAGACTGCAAACGTAAACATGAGGACGAGGGGAGGCCACCAAGCGCTCTCCCCTGACCTGAGACAGGAGGGTCATGTCATTGTCGGGTCCCTTTACCATCACCACCCTCTGATCTCAGCCctgcgggtgggagggagggagggaatgtcAGAGGCAGGGAAGACAACTTAAAGGAACGAGGGAAACACTTTGTAAACTTAGAACCAGGGTGCAAGGCAGGGGGCAAGGGAGCTCCTGGAGCCCTTGCCTTGGCCGAGGGGTGGGGCCAGCCCCCCCAGGAGGTCCGGGAAATACTGCTGGCTTCACGCCGCAGCCATCCCTGTCCATTTCACAGCTTCTTCCCTCGTCCCTCATCAGCAGACACAGACAGGCGGCCCTGAGGGCCTCCTCACCCTCGGTGGGAGGCATCCCAGGGGAGGCACAGCCTGGAGGGAGCACCGCTCCGGGGCTGTTGATTTCCAGGAGTGTGAGAGGGAGGAGAGCTGGATGGCGCTACTTGACGGGCTCCACCACCAGGACCTTGCACTCGCGCTTGGCGATCTTGTCCAGAGAGAGCACAGCCTTGTCCGGGGGCAGGTAGAGGGGGCGGCTGACAGGCGAGGCCACGGGGGGCGTGATGGCCCTGCGCTCCATCACGCTGCCCGACCTGGGGGAAGGCAGAGGCTATGAGCTCTGGTTGGACCCAgggcccctccctgctccctctccaACTCCAGCCTCTACCAAGTCCACTGGCACCCCTCCCGCGGTTCCGTACCTCATGAGGTGGCTGCGGGAGGGCTGTTGGTGGGAGAAGGACTGAGAGCGGCCCAGGCTCGCCTGGTGCCTCTCGACCAAGTCCCGGACGGCAGGGCTGCTGGGGCTGCTCTTGCGAGAGAGAGGCCGGGCCTCTGGCGGAGGGTGGGACACGCTGGCGGTGAACTGCAGCTTCAGTTTCATGTGCTGGCTCAGCTGGGGTAGGGAGACATGCATCAGCCACCCAGCTCGGCTTCCAGGCCCCGGACCTCCTTTCAGGTCATCTTCCCCACTTGACAGGCCGAAGTCGGATCTAAATTCCACCTTCCCTCCGCGCGGCTTTGTAGCACCACCCATTATGCTTCAGCCACAGAAACCAGCGGCCCTGACTCCTTCCACCTGACGCTCTGCCTCACCCAGCACACAGCCTGGCCCCCACCAGCCCACCTCGAAGAGTCCCGTCCTCAGAGCCTGGAAGGCCACACTGAAGGTGAGCGCGCTGCCCTTCCGGGAAAAGCCGAGGTTGTTGAGGGGTGTATGGCAGACGATGGAGTCCAGGGCTGCCTGCATGGCCCGGCGCTCCTCCTCACACAGCTGCTTTCCTGCGGGGGACAGAAACGGGGGCTGGGAAACACATCTGTATGGTGTTCCTCAGTTTGCAGAGGGCGTTCACGAGCACAGTCTTGTTTTGATCCTCAGAGCCACTCTGTGGAGTAAACTGAGTATATGCTATTGTTTGctgaattttataaataacagtaGCTAATACTTACTGTGTATTGAGATCTATTCTAACCACTTCACATAATATTAACTCACTAAGTCGCTGTAACAGCCCCACGAggtattattttctctgtttgagagatgagaaatctgaggctcagagagattaagtaacctaccaaaggtcacacagctaagaagtggAAGAGGTACAAGTCAAACATACCAGGGAGCCCAGCTCCAGTGTCAAGGCCCTTAAAATCACTCTGCCCCGCGGCCTCTCTAAACTCTCCATTGTGACACCATGGAGACCACCCTGGTTCAGAGCCGAAGCAGCCGGCCACAGTCACCCATCTCTGTGactgcttcccttcccctcccctccttcggGACAAGGTTAGGCCTGGCAGCCACCTACCAGCCTGGGCGTGCTCCGGGGTCCACACGAGCCTCACAGCAAGGAAGTCTTGGAGATTGTTGAGCAGCGTATAGGTGACAGTGAAACGCTCGTAGGTCCGAACAGGGGACTCACAAGAAGCAGTCATCACAAAGCACGGGCGGTCCAGGCGGATGCTGGGCAGGCTAGAAGCAATGAGAGAGGGAAGCAGGATGTGTGTGTTTTGAAACAAAGATGAACAGGATGGTACCCAGGCGGGGCCAGGGTGGGGTGTCCCACAAACTCACCGGTAGTGGGTATAGATGCTCTGGGTAAAGGGCAGCTTCGGCGTGGACCACTGAACCACAGCGATCAGGGGAACTTCTAGGCCCTGCCAGAGGGACAAAGGGAAACATCACATGTATCAGAGGTTCCCTCTCCCCTTAGTCAACCCCCTGGCCTCTTCCTCCCACTGCATTTTCTCACCCTTTCTCCTGAACACACCAGTCTCTTATACTCACCTCCTTGGCCCCTGGAGGGGGCTGCTCACCCCCTCTGAGCTGGAACAGGAAGTTGTGTTCCTCCAGAGCACTAAGCAAGCAGGGGAAGCAGCCAGAGGTACCAGGGAGCCGGCAGAAGGAGCCCATAGAGACTTCCCCAGATTGGTGACTAGTTCAGAAGAAAGGGACCAGAGCTGGATCTTTCCACACCAGAGCTCTCggccctgcccccatccccaccactatgcggccctgcccctccccaggaccTCACCAGACATTGTCCACCAGCAGCACAGAGCCATCGGGCATGACAGGCAGATAACTGGCATTGAAGTTTGGGAGAATGCGGATATCCCAGATGGAAATTTCCTCCTGGGAGGAGCTGTTCAGCACTGTCGGAGGTAACCAGCTCAGCTCAGAGTATCTGGACCCCTTGGACCCCACCTTTTCCCCCCTAAAATGGATCTATCCCCACCAGAGTAACTGACACCCAGTCAGTGCCCTTGCTGCTGCCCAAGAACTGAGCCGCCAATCTGCTCACCCTTGAGCACGGTCAAGTGTTTTCCAGCCACAGTGAACTGGCGACATTTCAGAACTGGAGGAGGCAGCAGAGTCAGCAGGGTGCTCACTGCAGGAGAGGGCGGAGGCAAGAGATGATGGGCTGGGTGAGCCTCATTCCAACCCACAGTTCTAATCTTGCTCTTCTCTCCAGCTTGGGCACTTGCCAGTATCACCCCTCCACTGTCCCCCAAATTCCAGACTCCAGCATTTCCTCTCTGCATTCTCCTCCCCACCTTGGGCCTTGAAAGCGCTCTGCTCGCCCCGGAAGGTCTCCCCAGGAGATCGGGTTTGCAGCAAGCGCAGGTAGCCTTGATCTCTGACCTCTGGTGCCTCAACCTCCCGCTTCCACACGGTCACTACAATCtgaacacaggggacacaggacCACAGTCGAGAGAAAAGACACACAGCCAGCCTCAGAAAGGGCGTCTGAATTAGGACAACAGCTCCACCCCGTGCCAGCCTTACCTTGGCCTTAGGTGTCCCTGGGGGCAGTCTATCCAGTGAAACGGTGAGTGGGAAGATGACCTCATCTGTGGACACAATTGGTTCCTCCACAGGCAGCTGGGTTGTGAAAAGGGTGAAGAGGTCAGAAGAGTCAAGGCCGCCCGCAGCGCCAGCGTTCCCTTTAAGATCCGCGGTACGTGGTTCtcgccctcccctctcctcacccgTCATCGGCCTCCCGCTTCCCTCCAGCGTCCCTCTCCCCTCCGGTCTTTGGAGCCCAGCAGACCGCCCCTCCGCCCTGTGCCGTGTCGCCCCGAGCTCCTCACCGTGGTCGCTCCCCCTGAGGTAGCAGGGCCCGGGCCGTGGGTGAGGAGGGGGCTGCAGCCTCGAAACAACCCCCCACCACCAGGGTCCCCGCCCCCCGGGGGTTCGGAATCCTGGTCGCCGGAGCCACCGCCCACGGGCGCCCCTCCGGCGCTGACCGAGGCCAGGGCGGCCAGGGCGGTCGCCAGTTCTGCCCAGGCCCCTCGGGAGCCCAAGCCCGGGCCGCCTCCGGCGCCGGACCCCACGCCGCCCCGGCAGCGCAGCACCAGCAGGAAGCGGACAGTCTCCCCCAGGTAGAGGTGGTTGCGCCGGGGCAGCGCCCGGTACCGGCCTGGGTCCCCAGCCAGCTCCGCGCGTGGTGGCAGCGGCACGGCGGGGAAGTACATCGAGTAGTCGCACTGGGACTCCATGGGCGGTGAAGGCGGCGCGGGCCGGGGAGCGAGGTGGGCCGTGGCCGGCGGAGGGCGAGGGGGCCGCTGGGGTGGGCCCGGGGAGCCCCGAGCCCCGACCGGTGCTGCGCGCGGCCGGACCGGCCCGACAGACCAGCCGGGGCCGGGAACCGGGGCAACGAGCCCGGAACCGAGACCCCGTGGGGCCGGAACCCGGGTGCTGGGCCGAATGACTGGAGAGACACCGGAACCGGAAGGGAAGGGGCGTGGCCTCGGAGGCGCCGGAATTTGTGGGCGACCGGATTTTGGACAAGAAGAGCGGCGTGTTCCTGTGGTTAGCCCGCTGCGTGAAGGGTTTAGGTGAGACTGCAGACAGACCCCTTCTTAGAGAAGAACTATGAAGAGAACCCCCTCCAACCCCGTTTCTCCCAGGAAGATGCTCCATCCCCTTCCCTTCCGCCCTATATAGAGCAGGTCAaagtttcaaattatttattcattcaacaaacatttcataGTGAAATGAGTATAGCCCAGTAACAAATATTTCATAGAGAGATGGACGCGTTATTCCTATCCCTTGTGTCCCAAACAATTTCTGCCGTACTCCATGGTTTGCTCCTCCAGGGGGGCTTTGAGAGTGCTGTTTGGACCTGGGGGGGGGCACGAGGTGCTGGGAAGGGAAAGGGGCAAGATGGGGGGAGGATGCTTCTAGGACTAGGATTCCTCGGCACAGGCTGGGGCCTGTGGGGCCCACATCCGTGCTAAGTTCCACTGGTCCTTTGGGGAGCAGACATGGTCTCTGGGGGAAGCAGAAAGGGCATGTGGCTGCCTCACGTTCATCACTGTGCCCCTGTGGCTCAGCTGCTTTTCAGCCTAAGACTTAGTGGCCTGCTGCCTAGGGGGAGGGTAGCCTTGAAGTCTTGAGGGGCACAGAGACTGTTGGGGGGAACTGCTTGGCATCTAGTTTGTCCTTGTACTGTAGCTCAGGGGTAGCCAGGCGCTCACACTCCTCCTGGTCTTGGAGGCTCAGGCCACTCTGAAGCACGTAACCCAAAACCTTACCTGATCCAAACTGGAAAGGGCGGAACCGCCGGTCAGTGATGTACTTGGGGTCTAAAGCCTCACCCCCCACCAGACAGTGTTTAGCCAGGGCCTCTCGGCGAGCCCGGAGCTCCGCCACAGCACTGTCCAGCCGGCTCTGGCCGTATTGCTTTATCCGGGCCCACAGGCTGCGGTTGAAGTGAACATAGAGAGCCCAGTCCAGGTTGTTCCAGGCTCGGGcccttgcagacagctgcctgtCCTCAGCAGTCAGTCCACCATCGCCGACAGCACTTccgccctgcccacctccagcctGAGCGTTGTGCATGAAGCCCACCACATCATCTAGACTCCAGCACAGGGCATCTGCCAGCAGGACCAATGACTCGTCAAAGTACTCGGCCACCAAGACCAGGTCAAAGACAGAGTCCAGCCAGGCCAGATTCCACTGGATGAAGGATGAAGACCTCAAATCtaaagaggcagagctggacGTCTGGCTGTGACCATCAGCAACAGTGGGAACGGGATGGAAGAGAGCATTGGGATCCAAGGTGTGGGCTCGCAGGCCAACACCAGAAGGCAGCTGTGGCGGGTTGGGATCTCTGGGGGGATGAGGAT from Tursiops truncatus isolate mTurTru1 chromosome 15, mTurTru1.mat.Y, whole genome shotgun sequence includes:
- the TRAPPC14 gene encoding trafficking protein particle complex subunit 14 isoform X2, which encodes MESQCDYSMYFPAVPLPPRAELAGDPGGATTLPVEEPIVSTDEVIFPLTVSLDRLPPGTPKAKIVVTVWKREVEAPEVRDQGYLRLLQTRSPGETFRGEQSAFKAQVSTLLTLLPPPVLKCRQFTVAGKHLTVLKVLNSSSQEEISIWDIRILPNFNASYLPVMPDGSVLLVDNVCHQSGEVSMGSFCRLPGTSGCFPCLLSALEEHNFLFQLRGGEQPPPGAKEGLEVPLIAVVQWSTPKLPFTQSIYTHYRLPSIRLDRPCFVMTASCESPVRTYERFTVTYTLLNNLQDFLAVRLVWTPEHAQAGKQLCEEERRAMQAALDSIVCHTPLNNLGFSRKGSALTFSVAFQALRTGLFELSQHMKLKLQFTASVSHPPPEARPLSRKSSPSSPAVRDLVERHQASLGRSQSFSHQQPSRSHLMRSGSVMERRAITPPVASPVSRPLYLPPDKAVLSLDKIAKRECKVLVVEPVK
- the GAL3ST4 gene encoding galactose-3-O-sulfotransferase 4 isoform X2, whose amino-acid sequence is MGPLSPTRTMRLWGPRSLGVALGVFMTIGFALQLWGGPFQRRLPGLQLRQSWASTPGPAVPSCLPRQRLVFLKTHKSGSSSVLSLLHRYGDRHGLRFALPARYQFGYPKLFQASRVKGYRPQGGGTQSPFHILCHHMRFNLKEVLQVMPSDSFFFSIVRDPAALARSAFSYYKSTSSAFRKSPSLAAFLDNPRAFYQPGARGDHYARNLLWFDFGLPFPPEMRTKRGNPHPPRDPNPPQLPSGVGLRAHTLDPNALFHPVPTVADGHSQTSSSASLDLRSSSFIQWNLAWLDSVFDLVLVAEYFDESLVLLADALCWSLDDVVGFMHNAQAGGGQGGSAVGDGGLTAEDRQLSARARAWNNLDWALYVHFNRSLWARIKQYGQSRLDSAVAELRARREALAKHCLVGGEALDPKYITDRRFRPFQFGSGKVLGYVLQSGLSLQDQEECERLATPELQYKDKLDAKQFPPTVSVPLKTSRLPSP
- the LAMTOR4 gene encoding ragulator complex protein LAMTOR4 isoform X3, coding for MASRGATTSQGSFQSSGDLENDEQAASAISELVSTACGFRLHHSMNVPFKRLSVVFGEHTLLVTVSGQRVFVVKRQNRGREPLDV
- the TRAPPC14 gene encoding trafficking protein particle complex subunit 14 isoform X1 — translated: MESQCDYSMYFPAVPLPPRAELAGDPGRYRALPRRNHLYLGETVRFLLVLRCRGGVGSGAGGGPGLGSRGAWAELATALAALASVSAGGAPVGGGSGDQDSEPPGGGDPGGGGLFRGCSPLLTHGPGPATSGGATTLPVEEPIVSTDEVIFPLTVSLDRLPPGTPKAKIVVTVWKREVEAPEVRDQGYLRLLQTRSPGETFRGEQSAFKAQVSTLLTLLPPPVLKCRQFTVAGKHLTVLKVLNSSSQEEISIWDIRILPNFNASYLPVMPDGSVLLVDNVCHQSGEVSMGSFCRLPGTSGCFPCLLSALEEHNFLFQLRGGEQPPPGAKEGLEVPLIAVVQWSTPKLPFTQSIYTHYRLPSIRLDRPCFVMTASCESPVRTYERFTVTYTLLNNLQDFLAVRLVWTPEHAQAGKQLCEEERRAMQAALDSIVCHTPLNNLGFSRKGSALTFSVAFQALRTGLFELSQHMKLKLQFTASVSHPPPEARPLSRKSSPSSPAVRDLVERHQASLGRSQSFSHQQPSRSHLMRSGSVMERRAITPPVASPVSRPLYLPPDKAVLSLDKIAKRECKVLVVEPVK
- the LAMTOR4 gene encoding ragulator complex protein LAMTOR4 isoform X1, translating into MCKGLQAFVITARPSADMPPYLGALGLREEEMNVKEGLRPIRVRLREAALHTGRTSALTQGLERIPDQLGYLVLSEGAVLASSGDLENDEQAASAISELVSTACGFRLHHSMNVPFKRLSVVFGEHTLLVTVSGQRVFVVKRQNRGREPLDV
- the TRAPPC14 gene encoding trafficking protein particle complex subunit 14 isoform X3; the protein is MPDGSVLLVDNVCHQSGEVSMGSFCRLPGTSGCFPCLLSALEEHNFLFQLRGGEQPPPGAKEGLEVPLIAVVQWSTPKLPFTQSIYTHYRLPSIRLDRPCFVMTASCESPVRTYERFTVTYTLLNNLQDFLAVRLVWTPEHAQAGKQLCEEERRAMQAALDSIVCHTPLNNLGFSRKGSALTFSVAFQALRTGLFELSQHMKLKLQFTASVSHPPPEARPLSRKSSPSSPAVRDLVERHQASLGRSQSFSHQQPSRSHLMRSGSVMERRAITPPVASPVSRPLYLPPDKAVLSLDKIAKRECKVLVVEPVK
- the LAMTOR4 gene encoding ragulator complex protein LAMTOR4 isoform X2, with amino-acid sequence MCKGLQAFVITARPSADMPPYLGALGLREEEMNVKEGLRPIRVRLREAALHTGRTSALTQGLERIPDQLGYLVLSEGAVLASSGDLENDEQAASAISELVSTACGFRLHHSMNVPFKRLSGVSPLQWSLENTRCW